Genomic window (Jeotgalibacillus haloalkalitolerans):
AGCCATTATTGTATGTGCACAGCTGATGATAGGAGCGGAAGGGGGCGGCTCGCAGTAAGGGACGTGTGAGGTCTAGGCGAAGCCTGCGGGCTCACCGCCCGGCCGCGGAAAGCGTTCCCCTGGAGCGGAGATCATCAGCCAATTTAACAAAGCTAAAACAAAGGAGTTTTGCCTTCATGAAAGTAGTAAAATTTGGCGGCAGTTCAGTCGCAAGTGCCACTCAGTACAAAAAAGTCGCCTCTATCTTAGCAGCAGATCCTGAGCGTAAAGCAGTGATTGTCTCAGCACCTGGCAAACGGCATGAAGGAGATACAAAAACAACCGACCTATTAATCCGTCTCGCTGAGAGTGTAGGAGAGCGGGACTTTGATGAAGCTGCTTTCCAGGCAGTTTTAAAAAGGTACCAGGACATTATTGATGAACTGGAGCTTGATTCTTCATTAATGACAGAAGTGGAAGGGCATCTTCATGAAGTCATTTCAATGTACAGACAGTCCAAGGATCGTCTGCTTGATGGGTTAAAGGCGAGCGGGGAAGACCTGAATGCCAAAGTGATGTCAGCTTACCTAAAGTCACTGGGCAGAAAAGCGACTTATATTTCGCCTAAAAGAGCAGGTATGATCGTAACGGATGAACCGGGCAATGCACAAATTCTGCCGGAGTCATATCCTGAGATTGCCAAACTGAGAGATGTTGAAGGTATTCTTGTCATACCGGGATTCTTTGGATACTCATATGAAGGGAATATCGTCACGTTCCCTCGTGGCGGCTCTGACATCACAGGTTCAATCATCGCAGCAGGCCTTGATGCAACCGAATATGAAAACTTCACTGATGTAGACTCTATTTACTGTGTCAGCCCAAAAATGGTTGACCAGCCGCGCGAGCTGAAAGAGCTGACTTATCGTGAAATGCGGGAGCTTGCATATTCAGGCTTCTCCGTGTTCCATGACGAAGCCTTGCAGCCGGTTGTGCATAAAAAGATTCCGGTTTGCGTAAAAAATACAAACCGTCCTGAAGCAAAAGGTACAAGAATCGTCGCAAGCCGTGAACTTGACGGACAACCGGTAATCGGAATCGCAAGCGATGAAGGCTTCTGCAGTATCAACATGACCAAATATCTGATGAACAGAGAGCTCGGATTCGGCCGTAAGCTGCTCGCTATTTTAGAGGATGAGGGTGTATCGTATGAACATACGCCATCAGGAATTGATAACATGTCTGTGATTTTGCGCTCTCACCAGCTATACAACGGTCAGGAGGCCCGCGTATTAAACCGGATTCGTGAAGAGCTGCATGTGGAGGACCTGTATGTCGAGCGTGATCTTGCCATGATTATGGTTGTAGGGGAAGGCATGAACCAGACAATCGGAATCGCCTCAAAAGCCACGCAGGCACTCGCTGAAGCTGGTGCAAATATCAAGATGATTAACCAGGGATCAAGCGAGGTTAGCATGATGTTTGGAGTGAATGTGGCAGACGTTGAAAAGGCGGTACGGAGTCTCTATCATATTTACTTTCCGGCTGAGGTTGGGCATGAGGCGTAATGTTGTAGAGTCTGGACTTTTGTGAATGACTGGTGAAAAAGATGGAGAGCGGCTGATGGAAAAGTGTTGGCCGCTGATGGGAATAATCTTACGTTGAGGGAATAACGGCCTGAATTGAAGGATAAAAGACGATATAAAGTGAAATGAAGGAATTACTTCTCATATTGAAGGGATCATTTCAGGATTGAGGGAATCCTTTGAACAATTGACGCTTTTTTCACCAAATTGATTAAAAAACTATATCCCATTTTCAACCCGTGTCACGTTTCAAAATAGACACACTAAATAAAAACCGGAGACATCCACTGTCTCCGGTCATTTTTTATCTATTATTCAGCCGGCAAAGCCCATACCGATACACTGCCCGCCTGAACAGGGAACGTACCATATCCCTCATCATCAATTACCACAGGCTCATCAATCGAGTTCGTATAATCCGTCCACTCTTCACCAGCACGATGTTCACCGACAAACATTCTTTTTTCACCTTCATCACCAACTGTCACAACGACTGCACAGCCGGATCCTTCAATTTCCTCTACGCCGCGCCTGACCCAGCCGATTGTTGCAGGATGATCAAAATAGTCGTCCTGCTCACCGTAGGCACGATGATAGCGCGCGTAAATAAGCGGATCAATTGCTTCACGTTTATCCTCAATCGGATTCTCTCCATCAATCCCGAAATAATCCCCGTAGAATACACAAGGGTAACCATCTGCACGAAGCAGAACGAGTGCATACGCACTTTGCTTGAACCAGTCCTGCACCCACGACTCAAGAGACTCGCCAGGCTGGGAATCATGGTTATCAACAAATGTCACAGCATTCATCGGGTATTCGCCCACAAGCGTTCCTTCAAAGAGTGTAGATAGATCAGCTTCACGGCCTGCTTCTGAAATGCGGTGAAGCTTGTAGTGTAACTGAACATCAAATAAATCAAGCTGATAATCGGTTTCTTCCAGGAAGTTTCCGCAAGCCTCGATATCTTCGTTCCAATATTCACCGACCATATAGAAGTTGCCATCGCGATGTTCTTTCACCTGTCTGATAAATTCATCAATAAATTCATGACTGATATGTTTAATGGCATCAAGGCGATAACCGTCAGCATCAAGCATATCTGACATCCATTTCCCCCAGTTAACCATTTCATCACGGACTTCAGGATGGTTGTAATCAATGTTTGCAAACATCAGATAATCATAATTTCCAAACTCATCATCCACCTGATCATTCCAGTCTTTTCCCTCACCGACAATCTTGAAAAAGCCTGTTCTTTCTTCACGGGCATCAAAGTCTGTCCCGTTAAAATGGTCGAAGTTCCACTGGAAATCAGAGTATTTACCATCTCGTCCAGGAAAAGTAAACTTTGTCCAGCCTTCAATCTCAAATGGTTCAGAGATTTCTTCAAGACGGTTCTCAGCGTCTACTTCAATGACCTGAAATGTTTCTTTTTCATCCGCTCCGGCTTTATGGTTCATCACGACATCCACGTAGACCTGAATACCATTATCATGGCAGGCCTGAATGGCTTCGTGAAGTTCGTCTTTCGTACCGTATTTCGTTCTGACGTCGCCTTTTTGATCGAACTCTCCCAGGTCGTACAGGTCATATACGCCATAGCCGTTATCATCAGGTGATTCGCCTTTTGTAACAGGAGGAATCCAGACTGCGTCAATTCCGCTGGCTTTCAGTTCAGGTGCAGCATCCCTTAGTCTTTTCCAGTGGTCACCGTCTGCAGCGACGTGCCACTCGAAGAATTGAAGCATTGTGTGATTTCTTTCCACGTGAATTCCTCCTCTGAATAAAATAATTCAATTGTTTAGTCGTAAATCATTGGCGGTTGATCTCCGCTTCAGGCGGACGCTTTCCGTGGCCGGGCGCAGGAGTCGCCCCCTTACGCTCCAATCAACGCTGTGCATTATAAGATAGTGAATTTATGCACATTTAAATATTAATAAAATGATTATAGTGCAAGTTAAGTAATCAGACAATTTTGAATCTATTTTGTTTCGTTAATCGAAAATAGTGGTGGCACTATTTTTTGGTTGCTGTAAAATAATAGTTACATATTTCACAAGGGAGTACGAATGATGTTAAAAAGATTCTTTTCTTACTATAAGCCACATAAAAAGCTGTTTTTGGCTGATTTCAGCTGCGCCGTAATCGTAGGGATTCTGGAGCTCGGCTTTCCGCTTGCGGTGTCATGGTTTATTGACTCGCTGCTTCCTGAAGGGAACTGGCAGGCGATTACCTGGGTCAGCTTTTTGCTCCTGTTTCTCTATCTCTCAAGTACCTCTCTTCAGTACGTTGTAAACTATTGGGGTCATAAACTCGGGATTAATATTGAGACAGATATGCGCCAGGAGCTGTTTGAGCATGTACAGCGGCAGTCGTTTTCATTTTTTGACAATACGAAGACCGGTCATATTATGAGCCGGATCACAAACGACCTGTTTGATATCGGGGAAATGGCGCACCACGGTCCCGAGGATTTATTTATTGCGGTGATGACATTTATCGGCGCGTTCTGGATTATGCTGACGATCAACGTGAAGCTTGCGCTGATCGCGATTATTGTTGTGCCGTTTCTGATCTGGCTCATTACGTATGCAAATATCAAAATGAATACGGCGTGGAAAATGATGTACAGCAATATTGCTGAAGTGAATGCCCGTGTTGAAGATAGCGTGTCAGGGGCGCGCGTTGTTCAGTCATTTACAAATGAACAGCATGAGATTAAGCGTTTTACAACAGATAACCGTCATTACCGTCAGTCTAAAGTCGGCGCATACAAAGTGATGGCGTTCAGTCTGTCGGGTATGTATATCATGACGCGTCTGATTGTACTCGTTGTGCTTGTATTTGGGGCATACCTGAGTCTCAATAACGAGCTGTCTTATGGGGAGCTTGTCGCATTTGTTTTATATATCAATGTGCTCTTTAAGCCGATTGATAAAATCAGCGCACTGCTAGAGATGTATCCAAAAGGAATGGCAGGTTTCAAACGCTTTACAGATCTGCTTGACCAGGCTCCTGTCATTACAAACCGCCCGGATGCAAAAGAGGTCGATCATTTAGAAGGGGAAATTGAATTTGATCACGTGTCCTTCAGCTATGATGATCAGAAAAAGGTGCTGAATGACATTTCATTGAAGTTGAACCGCGGAGAAACTGTTGCATTTGTCGGTCCATCCGGAGCGGGGAAGACAACGATCTGCTCTCTGATTCCAAGGTTTTATGATGTAAACGAAGGTGCCATCAGAATTGATGGGATCGATATCTGTGACATGACGAAGGAATCGCTCAGAAGTCAGATTGGGATTGTGCAGCAGGACGTCTTCCTTTTCACGGGAACGCTCCGTGAAAACATTGCATACGGAAAGCTTGATGCAACAGAGGAAGAAATTCAGGAAGCTGCAAGGAAAGCGAACCTGCAGTCAGTCGTGGATGGACTTCCGCTTGGCTATAACACACAGATCGGTGAGCGCGGATTAAAGCTCTCAGGCGGTCAGAAGCAGCGGATTGCCATTGCAAGAATGTTCCTGAAAGATCCTTCTATTCTGATTCTTGATGAAGCAACTTCAGCGCTGGATACTGAGACAGAGGCGATGATTCAAGGCGCAATTGAAGAGCTTGCAAAAGGGCGTACAACGCTAGTAATCGCTCACAGACTTGCGACGATCAGGAAAGCGGACCGCGTTGTTGTGGTAACAGAAGAGGGGATTGCAGAAGACGGCACGCATGCCGAACTGCTTGAGCAGGATGGGATATTTGCGAATCTGCACCGGGTTCAGTATGAGCAGGTGTGATGGGGGACGGTTGGTTCGTGAAAAAATGGCGTATGTTCTTAGAAACGCAGGTAGTGTTCGTAGAAAAACGTGCATGGTTCTTATAAAATAATCAATCTTCGTAGAAAAAACAGAGTGGTTCTTAGAAAAGTGTAATAAGACCTAATCCGTCACTCTGCCGCGAAACGACTCCATCTAAAAAGCAGCTGTTGCCACCGCAACAGCTGCTTTTTCAATCAAAAATGAGGCTTCAAAATCCCTCTAAGCACATCTGCACTATGAGCAAACTGCTCTTTTTCCTTATCGCTCAAATTCAGCTCAATTACTTCCCGCACGCCATTCCGGTTAATCACAGCAGGAACACCGATATATACATCATCCTCGCCATATTCACCTTCCATCAGTGCAGAAACCGTCAAAATGCTGTTTTCATTGTGTAGAATCGCTCTTGTAATCCGCACAAGCCCCATTGCAATCCCGTAATAAGTAGCGCCTTTACTATTAATGATCTGATAGGCGGCATCGCGCACATTTACGAAAATGTCATCGAGACCTTCCTGCGTATATTCAGGATGCTTTTTGATCATATCAAGCACTGCAACACCACCGACATCGACTGAGCTATAGACAGGCAGCTCGCTGTCGCCGTGTTCACCGATGATGTAACCGTGGACGTTTTGCGGTGCGACCTGGAAATATTCGCCGAGCAGATAACGGAATCGTGCTGTATCTAAAATGGTACCGGAGCCAATCACGCGCTCTTTTGGAAAGCCGCTGTACTTCCATACTGCATACGTTAAAACGTCTACAGGGTTGGTTGCGACAAGGAAGATCCCGTCAAAGCCGCTGTCTACAACCTGTGTGACGATAGAATGGAAGATTTTCAGGTTCTTTTCAACAAGCTGAAGTCTTGTTTCACCGGGCTTCTGGTTT
Coding sequences:
- a CDS encoding aspartate kinase — translated: MKVVKFGGSSVASATQYKKVASILAADPERKAVIVSAPGKRHEGDTKTTDLLIRLAESVGERDFDEAAFQAVLKRYQDIIDELELDSSLMTEVEGHLHEVISMYRQSKDRLLDGLKASGEDLNAKVMSAYLKSLGRKATYISPKRAGMIVTDEPGNAQILPESYPEIAKLRDVEGILVIPGFFGYSYEGNIVTFPRGGSDITGSIIAAGLDATEYENFTDVDSIYCVSPKMVDQPRELKELTYREMRELAYSGFSVFHDEALQPVVHKKIPVCVKNTNRPEAKGTRIVASRELDGQPVIGIASDEGFCSINMTKYLMNRELGFGRKLLAILEDEGVSYEHTPSGIDNMSVILRSHQLYNGQEARVLNRIREELHVEDLYVERDLAMIMVVGEGMNQTIGIASKATQALAEAGANIKMINQGSSEVSMMFGVNVADVEKAVRSLYHIYFPAEVGHEA
- a CDS encoding alpha-amylase; amino-acid sequence: MERNHTMLQFFEWHVAADGDHWKRLRDAAPELKASGIDAVWIPPVTKGESPDDNGYGVYDLYDLGEFDQKGDVRTKYGTKDELHEAIQACHDNGIQVYVDVVMNHKAGADEKETFQVIEVDAENRLEEISEPFEIEGWTKFTFPGRDGKYSDFQWNFDHFNGTDFDAREERTGFFKIVGEGKDWNDQVDDEFGNYDYLMFANIDYNHPEVRDEMVNWGKWMSDMLDADGYRLDAIKHISHEFIDEFIRQVKEHRDGNFYMVGEYWNEDIEACGNFLEETDYQLDLFDVQLHYKLHRISEAGREADLSTLFEGTLVGEYPMNAVTFVDNHDSQPGESLESWVQDWFKQSAYALVLLRADGYPCVFYGDYFGIDGENPIEDKREAIDPLIYARYHRAYGEQDDYFDHPATIGWVRRGVEEIEGSGCAVVVTVGDEGEKRMFVGEHRAGEEWTDYTNSIDEPVVIDDEGYGTFPVQAGSVSVWALPAE
- a CDS encoding ABC transporter ATP-binding protein encodes the protein MLKRFFSYYKPHKKLFLADFSCAVIVGILELGFPLAVSWFIDSLLPEGNWQAITWVSFLLLFLYLSSTSLQYVVNYWGHKLGINIETDMRQELFEHVQRQSFSFFDNTKTGHIMSRITNDLFDIGEMAHHGPEDLFIAVMTFIGAFWIMLTINVKLALIAIIVVPFLIWLITYANIKMNTAWKMMYSNIAEVNARVEDSVSGARVVQSFTNEQHEIKRFTTDNRHYRQSKVGAYKVMAFSLSGMYIMTRLIVLVVLVFGAYLSLNNELSYGELVAFVLYINVLFKPIDKISALLEMYPKGMAGFKRFTDLLDQAPVITNRPDAKEVDHLEGEIEFDHVSFSYDDQKKVLNDISLKLNRGETVAFVGPSGAGKTTICSLIPRFYDVNEGAIRIDGIDICDMTKESLRSQIGIVQQDVFLFTGTLRENIAYGKLDATEEEIQEAARKANLQSVVDGLPLGYNTQIGERGLKLSGGQKQRIAIARMFLKDPSILILDEATSALDTETEAMIQGAIEELAKGRTTLVIAHRLATIRKADRVVVVTEEGIAEDGTHAELLEQDGIFANLHRVQYEQV
- a CDS encoding L-lactate dehydrogenase, giving the protein MVKGNRVALIGTGFVGSSYAFGLLNQGVADELIMIDLNEEKAKGDVLDLNHGKVFAQQSLNISFGTYEDCKDVDLVVICAGANQKPGETRLQLVEKNLKIFHSIVTQVVDSGFDGIFLVATNPVDVLTYAVWKYSGFPKERVIGSGTILDTARFRYLLGEYFQVAPQNVHGYIIGEHGDSELPVYSSVDVGGVAVLDMIKKHPEYTQEGLDDIFVNVRDAAYQIINSKGATYYGIAMGLVRITRAILHNENSILTVSALMEGEYGEDDVYIGVPAVINRNGVREVIELNLSDKEKEQFAHSADVLRGILKPHF